The Synchiropus splendidus isolate RoL2022-P1 chromosome 1, RoL_Sspl_1.0, whole genome shotgun sequence genome includes a window with the following:
- the LOC128764454 gene encoding sodium/myo-inositol cotransporter-like, with the protein MEIADIVVVAIYFVLVLVIGFVAMRRANGSTVNGYFLAGRTMNWAAVGASLFVSNIGSEHFIGLAGSGAASGFSVAAWELNALLLLQLLGWMFIPVYIHSGVYTMPEYLSKRYGGKRLKVYFAVLSLVLYIFTKVSVDLYAGALFIQESLGWNLYLSIILLIAMTALLTVTGGLVAVIYTDALQAFLMIAGALCLTVISLVEVGGLEGVRIKYMQAAPNITGILLSSPNLTFSNSCYHHLSPKPDSLKILRGASDPDLPWPGFLLGQTPASIWYWCTDQVIVQRVLAAKNISHAKGSTIMAGFLKILPMFIIVIPGMIARIFFTNELACISREHCMEVCGAETGCSNVAYPRLVMSMMPVGLRGLMMAVMIAALMSDLDSIFNSASTIFTLDIYNMLRKEATARELVIVGKLFVVFMVLVSIAWVPVVIEMQGGQMFYYIQEVSDYLTPPVAALFLLGVLWHRCNETGAFCGGMVGFSLGAVRLVLAFVYREPHCSQVDERPSFIKDIHFMYVAAVLFWVSVSVAVAVSLCTPPPSKEQIATTTLWGLSKRKQGLEKDLTMMEPLNHKGSRTRENGDGHGVSLQNGCHYVNSNEVEQGTVELQGWCSGGGGVDKGQGMKLLAWFCGLHAQPTKAQVLTEHEEERIVDALLHEPVKSRFILNAGLVVICSIGIFLFIYFSL; encoded by the exons ATGGAGATTGCCGACATTGTTGTTGTGGCTATCTACTTTGTACTGGTGCTGGTGATTGGATTTGTCGCGATGCGTCGAGCTAATGGTAGCACTGTCAACGGTTACTTCCTGGCTGGCCGCACCATGAACTGGGCGGCCGTAGGAGCGTCGCTTTTTGTCAGCAACATTGGCAGCGAGCACTTCATTGGACTGGCAGGATCGGGAGCTGCCAGCGGATTCAGCGTGGCTGCGTGGGAACTCAATGCTCTGCTACTGCTCCAGCTGTTGGGATGGATGTTCATCCCTGTCTATATTCACTCTGGGGTCTACACCATGCCTGAGTACCTGTCGAAACGCTACGGAGGAAAGCGGCTGAAAGTCTATTTTGCTGTCTTGTCTCTGGTCCTCTACATTTTCACCAAGGTGTCGGTGGACCTCTATGCTGGAGCCTTGTTCATCCAAGAGTCTTTGGGGTGGAACCTGTACTTGTCCATCATTCTGCTTATTGCCATGACGGCTTTGCTGACAGTCACCGGAGGACTGGTTGCTGTCATCTACACAGACGCCCTTCAGGCATTCCTTATGATTGCAGGAGCACTGTGTCTCACAGTCATAAGTCTGGTGGAAGTTGGAGGACTTGAAG GAGTTCGGATCAAGTACATGCAAGCAGCCCCAAACATCACTGGTATATTATTGTCCTCCCCAAACCTCACGTTTTCAAATTCCTGCTACCACCATCTCAGTCCAAAACCAGATTCTTTGAAGATTCTTCGAGGGGCAAGTGATCCAGACCTGCCTTGGCCTGGGTTTCTTCTGGGTCAGACTCCTGCATCAATTTG GTACTGGTGCACAGATCAAGTAATTGTGCAGCGGGTCCTTGCAGCCAAGAACATTTCCCACGCCAAAGGTTCCACCATCATGGCTGGATTCCTGAAAATCCTGCCCATGTTCATAATAGTCATCCCAG GTATGATCGCCAGGATCTTCTTTACCAATGAGCTGGCATGTATAAGCCGTGAGCACTGCATGGAAGTATGTGGTGCGGAGACAGGGTGCAGCAATGTTGCTTATCCACGACTGGTCATGTCAATGATGCCCGTCGGGCTTCGGGGGTTGATGATGGCCGTCATGATCGCAGCGCTAATGAGCGACCTGGACtccatcttcaactctgccagTACCATATTCACCTTGGATATCTACAACATGCTTCGCAAGGAGGCAACTGCAAGGGAGCTGGTCATCGTCGGCAAGTTGTTTGTGGTTTTCATGGTCTTGGTCAGTATAGCCTGGGTGCCTGTGGTCATCGAGATGCAGGGAGGCCAAATGTTTTACTACATTCAAGAAGTGTCTGACTACTTGACCCCACCAGTTGCAGCTCTCTTTCTTCTGGGAGTCTTGTGGCACCGATGCAACGAGACTGGAGCGTTCTGTGGTGGGATGGTAGGATTTTCTTTAGGAGCCGTACGACTGGTGCTTGCCTTTGTGTACCGTGAGCCACACTGCAGTCAGGTGGATGAGCGGCCCTCTTTTATTAAGGACATTCATTTTATGTATGTAGCTGCAGTCTTGTTTTGGGTCTCTGTTTCTGTGGCTGTGGCTGTGAGTCTGTGCACTCCACCTCCAAGCAAAGAACAAATCGCTACTACCACACTTTGGGGCCTTAGCAAGAGAAAACAGGGACTAGAAAAGGACCTCACTATGATGGAGCCCCTAAACCACAAAGGCAGTAGAACAAGGGAAAATGGTGACGGTCATGGCGTTTCTCTCCAAAATGGGTGTCACTATGTAAATTCAAATGAGGTGGAACAGGGGACGGTTGAGCTGCAGGGTTGGtgttctggaggaggaggggtcgaTAAGGGACAGGGCATGAAGCTGTTGGCCTGGTTCTGCGGCCTTCATGCACAACCCACCAAAGCTCAGGTCCTTACGGAACATGAGGAAGAACGGATTGTGGATGCGCTTCTCCATGAGCCTGTGAAAAGCagattcattttaaatgcaGGGCTTGTTGTCATTTGCTCCATTGGGATCTTTCTCTTCATCTATTTCTCATTGTAG